A part of Peromyscus maniculatus bairdii isolate BWxNUB_F1_BW_parent chromosome 10, HU_Pman_BW_mat_3.1, whole genome shotgun sequence genomic DNA contains:
- the Psapl1 gene encoding proactivator polypeptide-like 1, with the protein MGRMLCALILLSGLLGAAKASPITDPRECAKGSEVWCQDLQAAAKCQAVRYCQSAVWSKPIVRSLPCSVCQDVAAAAGNGMNPDATEADILGSITKTCEWLPSPESSAKCKQMVDNHSPAVLGMLSGTPDTAVAPVCTALTLCEPLQRHLAIATSERPLTQEDITEVMAPFLSNGALSFHPSQMPGDTVCQDCMQLISTLQGALESNLTLAEVTFQDQCASLGPGLAALCKNYIRQQFVPAQQTLQILPSQEVCRKGGFCEEQREPAHRLAQVAAVDGIPSLELELPKKNEMQMQLGLTCDVCLNVIQEMDKWLMTNSTEALITHTLERVCSIMPETLVQQCITLVEAYSPNLVQLVTRVTPEKVCETIRLCNSRRQARSISRAEATTPSLLVDEENQGSFCHGCKRILGVSSQNLDRKSTKRDILNAFKGGCRILPLPYVLQCNRFVAEYEPVLIESLRLMMDPTDLCRKMGACHSPKVPLLGTDQCVLGPSFWCKSPEAAEMCDALEHCQRVVWKKPASEVKEQP; encoded by the coding sequence ATGGGCAGGATGCTGTGTGCTCTGATTCTCTTGTCTGGTCTCCTGGGGGCCGCCAAGGCCAGCCCCATCACGGACCCCCGGGAGTGTGCCAAGGGCTCTGAGGTATGGTGTCAAGACCTGCAGGCAGCTGCGAAGTGTCAGGCCGTGAGGTACTGCCAGAGTGCTGTCTGGAGCAAGCCCATAGTCAGGTCCCTGCCCTGCAGTGTGTGCCAGGATGTGGCAGCCGCTGCTGGTAATGGGATGAACCCGGATGCTACAGAGGCTGACATTTTGGGATCGATAACGAAGACCTGTGAGTGGCTTCCAAGCCCGGAATCATCAGCTAAGTGCAAGCAGATGGTGGACAACCACAGCCCAGCTGTCCTGGGCATGCTCAGCGGAACCCCAGACACTGCCGTGGCTCCGGTATGCACTGCGCTCACCCTTTGTGAGCCACTACAGAGGCACCTAGCCATTGCCACCTCAGAGAGACCGCTGACACAGGAGGATATAACTGAAGTGATGGCTCCATTCTTGTCCAACGGGGCCCTCAGCTTCCACCCATCACAGATGCCTGGGGATACTGTATGCCAAGATTGCATGCAACTGATCTCCACGCTCCAGGGTGCTCTAGAGTCTAACTTGACCTTGGCAGAGGTAACTTTCCAGGATCAGTGTGCATCCCTGGGGCCTGGCCTGGCTGCCCTCTGCAAGAACTACATCCGACAGCAATTCGTCCCCGCCCAGCAAACGCTGCAGATTCTCCCCTCACAGGAGGTCTGCAGGAAGGGGGGCTTctgtgaggagcagagagagCCTGCCCACCGGCTGGCTCAAGTGGCCGCTGTGGATGGAATCccttctctggaactggagctgcccAAGAAGAATGAGATGCAGATGCAGCTGGGCCTGACCTGTGATGTGTGCTTGAACGTGATCCAGGAGATGGACAAATGGCTCATGACCAACAGCACAGAAGCCCTCATCACCCACACCCTGGAGCGAGTGTGTTCCATAATGCCCGAAACTCTGGTCCAGCAGTGCATCACCCTGGTGGAGGCCTACAGCCCCAACCTGGTTCAGCTTGTGACCAGAGTCACCCCAGAGAAAGTGTGTGAGACCATCAGGCTGTGTAACAGCAGAAGGCAGGCCAGGTCCATCTCCAGGGCTGAGGCAACCACACCGTCCCTGCTGGTGGATGAAGAAAACCAAGGCAGCTTCTGCCATGGGTGCAAAAGGATACTGGGCGTATCTTCCCAGAATCTGGACCGCAAGAGCACCAAGCGGGACATCCTGAACGCCTTCAAAGGCGGCTGCCGAATCCTGCCACTGCCTTACGTGCTTCAGTGCAACCGTTTCGTGGCGGAGTATGAACCCGTACTCATAGAGAGCCTCAGGCTCATGATGGACCCCACGGACCTGTGCAGGAAGATGGGGGCCTGCCACAGCCCCAAGGTTCCACTTCTAGGCACGGACCAGTGTGTCTTAGGCCCCAGCTTTTGGTGCAAGAGCCCAGAGGCCGCTGAGATGTGTGATGCCCTGGAGCACTGCCAGCGCGTTGTGTGGAAGAAGCCGGCCTCCGAGGTCAAAGAGCAGCCATGA